The segment TTTGCAAAGTCCCGCAGGGATTCAGCAACGGTCGCGTTCAATACAACATTCGGGAAGGCCAGTCCCTGGCTTGATCCCACGGCACGGAATTCGAATTTATTGCCCGTGAAAGCAAACGGGGAGGTGCGGTTACGGTCACCTGCGTGCTTCGGAACTAGTGGCAACATACTTACCCCCAGAAACAGGTCGGTATCTTTGGCCGATGTTAGTTCATCGCCATTGATCAGTTTTTGGTATAGATCATATAGCTGCGAGCCAAGGAAAACACTCAGGATCGCCGGTGGTGCTTCGTTCGCTCCCAGACGGTGGTCATTACCTGCAGAAGTCACGGATAGCCGAAGCAGGTCTTGATGTCTATAGACGGCACGGATCACTGCCGTGCAGAAAATCAGAAAAGTAAGATTCTCGTGAGGCGCGTGACCAGGGTCCAACAGGTTCTCTCCTTCATCAGTTGAGATTGACCAGTTGATATGCTTACCGGAGCCGTTCAGATCAGCAAACGGTTTCTCGTGCAAGAGAGCTACCAGCCCATGTTTACGCGCAATCCGCTTGAGCGTAATCATGATGAGATGCTGATGATCTGAGGCGATCCCGCTGGTTTCGAATACAGGAGCGAGTTCGTACTGACTGGGTGCTACTTCGTTATGCCTTGTCTTGACGGGGATCCCGAGGCGGTAGAGTTCTTTTTCTGCATCCAACATACAGGAAAGCTGTCTGCCTGGGATTTCGCCGAAGTAGTGGTCATCCAATTGCTGTCCCTTGGGTGGGTTCGCACCAAGGAGGGTCCGTCCTGTGTTCACTAGGTCTGGTCGGCGATAAAAATATTCTTCATCAATCAGGAAATATTCCTGTTCTGCTCCGACCGTCGTTTGCACACGCTCGGTATCTTTTCCGAGCATACGGAGGACGCGGCGTGCCTGCCGGTCCAAAGCGTCGATTGACCTCAGGAGCGGGGTTTTATGATCAAGTGATTCCCCCGTCCAGGAAACAAAGCAGGTAGGAATAGCCAAGTAGCTTCCGTTTTCATTCTCGACCAAGAAAGCTGGCGAAGAGGGGTCCCACACCGTGTACCCACGCGCTTCATGTGTGCCCCGAAGTCCTCCGTTGGGAAAGCTGGAAGCATCGGGTTCTCCCTGAATTAAATCCTTTCCACTCAGGGAGGTGATGGCACTTCCAACGATGGTTGGGTTGATGAAGCTGTCATGCTTTCCTGCAGTTCCACCTGTCAGAGGCTGAAACCAGTGGACAAAGTGCGTAGCACCGCGCTCCAGTGCCCATTCTTTCATCGTAAGAGCTACGATTTCTGCATGATTTGTGGCAATTGGTGAGCCTTTTGTGATGCAGTTGACCATTCCTTGGAAGACCTGTTTTGGCAGTCGCTTACGCATTTCGTCAATGCTAAACGTGTTTTCTGCAAAATTCTCTTCCAGATCAGGTGGAGTGATCTTTTCAATGTGGTTCGCGCGATGTTTAGTTGCGGCAGTGAGATTATGAAGTCGAGTACTCATAAGGTTGAAGTTGTGTGTTGATGTAGTCCGAGCTCAGCAGGCTCATAGCGACAAAGTTACGCAATAGTAAAGAATATGTTCAGGAAATTTGGCAGTATTCACGGAATATTGACAGAAAAAATACCTTTTTTCTTCAATAAATCAAATTATCTGCGTATACCCCCTAAATTAGTCAATAATGGCTTTATGATCGACACGCCTGGATTTCGTGCGAATCGGTCGACGATGGCGGTCAGATTGGAGAAAGGGCCGGGTACAGACAAAGAAGCCGCTCCAGTATCATAGTGGATACTGGAAGAGCAGGGGCTCAAGGGTAGAAAAAGCTCTTTGATGGGGAGATCAGGTCTTGAATCCCCATATTGGTGGTAAAAGTTTAGCGTCCAAGATAGTGAAGTGTACGCTGTGCTGTGATATCTCCAGTTAGTGTGTAGAAATAGGTCCCCGTACCCAATCCATCCGCGTGTAACACAGTGGAATACTCACCTACTTGGTGATAGTGGTCCGTCAGTGTGCGAACGCGTTGGCCAAGTATGTTGAATAGCTCCAGGACCACTCGACTGGGGCTACCGACCCTATAGGTTATGGTAGTGGAGTTTGTGAATGGGTTAGGATAGTTTCCAAGGAGGCTTGTCTCATCATGTTCGGGAAGATCTTCATTACTGGTCGGCGATCTCAATTGGAATTGCATCCAATTTACCGCTGGCGTTCCTGCATGGAAATGAAGTTTCATCACCTGGGTCCCTTCATCCAGTTCAATTCCGGCTACACGGACAGTTTGAAAACCACTGCGAGCAGCATGGTCTATAACCCCGGTTTTATCGATACCGTCAAATTCGAGGGAAAATGAGATACGTGCTGCCTGACTGGTCCTGGCCATCCTGATTTGAAGGTTATACATTCCGGCCTGCTCTACATGAACGGTGTAGGCAACCCATTCTCCTCGTGCAGTATTTCCAATGTGGTAGCCAATGCCATCGGTTGTAGGATAGACATCCACTCCTTCGTCAAGTCGAATCCCATTCCCATCATTTGAGGATGAGCGGTCCCGATAGGCGACTCCGGGGCCACCCAGGTCAAAATACTCGGCCTGAATTCGTTCTTGAATCGGGTGTGGGCGCATTAGATAGGGGGCATTCTGCGTACATGAATCGCCTACAGTTATCGTCTCTGTCTCTGATGAGCTAGACCATCCGCCAACATCAATTGCCCTGGCACGCACCGCATAGCATCCTTGGGATACATTTTCAACAGAGGTACTCCACTCAGCTGCGCCGCCTGAGATCGTTTCAATTAGACCATCATCCTGATAGAGTTCCACTCTCAGTATCCGGCCGTCAGGATCTTTTGCAGTCCCTGTGAGAGTAGCTGTATTGCCTGCTTCTAGGCTCGCAGGGGCTTCAATTGTAACTTGAGGCACATCCACGTAACGGTAAACCCGCACGTAATCAATCAGCATTTTTTGCGGAAAGATACTATCGTCAATGCCTTGTTGACCTCCCCAGGTGCCTCCGATTGCAATATTCAGGATCAAATAAAAATCTTTGTCAAATGGCCATTTTTGCCAATTACTCAGTCCTTTGGAATAGGTCCAGTACGGGTTGCCGTCTACGGAAAATACCATCTGGATCGGGGTCCACTCGACGGCATAAACATGCAAAGCCTCCGATGCATCGGAGACTTGTGTTGAGCCGCCTGGGGGTTGTGCTCCCCCGTTCCAATTGTAGGCATCGGTATGAATCGTCGCATGAATGGATCCATGGTTGTGTCCCACATGTTCCATGATGTCAATCTCTCCAGTATCGGGCCACCCACCATTGCCATACGAACTGTTCGTTGGGAGCATCCAAATTGCGGGCCAGGTGCCAACACCAGACGGGAGTTGAGCACGGACTTCAACCCGCCCATATGTCCAGTCCCCTTTTGTTTTGGAGACCAGTTTAGCAGAAGTGTAGTCACGACCATTCAGGGATTCTTTTTTAGCTTCAATAATTAGATGCCCATCCTCAACTCGTACATTTTCCTCACGATTTACGGTATAGGATTGTTGTTCTGCGTTACCACATCCAGGTAGATTGGGGCAGGTGTCATATGACCAAAGAGTGGGGTCCGGGAGTCCTGTATATTCAAACTCGTCGCTCCATATCAACTCCCATGATGACTGAGCATACAGATTAGACGCTGTAACGAAACCGAAAAAGCAAAAAATTGCCAAAAATATAGCGCGTATCATGAGGCAGTTGTTTCCAAATTGTCCATGTGCGAAAACAGAAATTTTGACAAAATGTTCACATTTCGGGGGTATTCGGCCTGAATTTCCAACTACATACCGGAAGCCAAATTGATGGGGGACTTAGGTACGAACTGTCCGTGGGTGTCTCTACAGCTTACCGGACTCATTCACATGTCAAACCCGGCGCTGACGCAGTCCACAAGTCCAAGTTCTATGTTCGTATATGCAGTATGTGTTCAAACATGTAGTCATTCAAGTCTCGCAGGTATGAGCATATTTTCATTGAATTATCTCACAGGATTGTCGGTGATATACAACAGAATCGTTGTCAACGAAATTGTTGTATAAAACTTGTTTGAAAAGTTTATGGAGCTACAAGAAAATCTTGCTTATTGGTGTTTGAGAGACGACCGTAGGGACGAGAATCAGTTAACCATAATTTGCCGGAAAAGCATCGTATCTACATGGATGGATGAAGTTGAGCGAAGAGCGATTAACAAAGTACTGTCTGGCTGTAACCTCCGCATAGAATTGGCGAGGTATGTTCTGGTGGAATTGGCAATATCCTCATGGACAATCTGATCCTTTGTGAGTCCTAGCTGCAGACCTGCCAATGCAAGCGCTTCATTGCGGAGTGCACGCCCCAAAGAGGCAGCCGGATTGGAGGTTACTTCGGAAGGTGGAAGTTCGGGGAGCCAGAAGAAATAATCATCACCGGTAAAGGTATGAGTGCTCCCATTCATCGTAAAGGTTGCGAGTGGTGTTTCTGGTTTCAGGGGGAGTGCGGCAGTATCATAGGTGTCGTCAAGAGAAACAGAGTTATTCGTGATTCGACCCAGAGCGGCTCGAAGAGATCGTACACCTTCCGCGTTGATTTGCACATTTCGATTTTCCATGAAGGTGCGAACAAAGCGATCTCCTTCCAACCGTCTTTTGCGGATGCGTAACAGGCCTGCGATGCCGCCTTTTCGGTTTTGGAATTCGGACTCTGCTATGACAGGGGTTCTTATCCGATCTTCAACCTTGATAATGTGCCACCCCTGTCGACTACGAACTGGGTCAGAATATTGTCCTACGGATAATGCAAAAGCAGCTTCAGCGAAGGCATCATCCACCTGAAAGTATCGAATTTCTCCAAGCCACCCAGCCGTAGAGTCAAAATATTCGGTTCTGAATGCAACCTGTGCCTCGTCAAGGAAGGGATTTCCAGCCTCCAGTCGTGCATGGGCGGTACGTGCATCGGCTTCATTGCGATAAAAGAGATGACGGACGATCATCGGTTGTTTATACCGGGCGAATGCCTGCCGAATTTCTGTTTCGGTTAGCTGGGGGAGCCGCTCAAGAAATTCAATTTCGTAGTAACGTCCACCGACCGCACGTTTAAGGGATAGTTCGGTGAACTCAGAGAGTAATGAATCAGAGTTCAGATTACGGCGCAGAGCCTCCTCATACCAGAGATGCTCTTCGATGAGTACGTCAAGGTGCTCATAACGGGCTTCAGGGGTATCATTCTGGCCGCTCTGGATTAATGCCTGGACGTAGGAGCGTTCAAAATCTCCAACAGTAATGGCGTGTCCGTCAATGTGGGCTAGAGCTTGATCTCGTTCACTCAAGGGCGAGGAGCATCTGACAAGCAACAGCAAGATCGGGAGGATACCCCAGTACTCAGAAATATACCCGAAAATCCACCACCTGCGTCTGTCCGAGAAGGTCAAATGGCGTGTATGCATAATCAAATCCAAGCCGAACGCCGAAAGTTCGTACATCTATTCCGGCTCCAAACGTCAGATGACTGTCTACATTGTCCAGGAATAGATCTTTGTATCCGCCTCGAAGATCAAAATTAAAGGTTCGGTTATGGACACGCAACTGAGCCCCTGCGTCCCCATTCAGGCTATTATCGTTGCTCTGTTGTATATCGGCCAGAGCAGATAACTCAATCATTCCAGCCTTTACAATCGGCATGGCAATGCCAAACTTAAAGGAGAGGGGCAAATCCCAGGAATCCATTTCGATGTGGGCAGGGATATCAGGATTATTGCCGCTGATCGTTTCATCAATGTCAACAAACACAACGCTGTTGACGCCGGTCATCTGCATTTTTCCACCGAAATTCTGGATTGATGCAGCGATAATCAGTCCACGCAGATAATCAGACTGCAGAACAAATCCAAAGTCGAAGCCAATCGTACTGGCAGTCATATCTCTGATCTGTTGGCGGACATATTTGGCTGTGCCACCAAAGTAGAAGGATTCAGTCAGAGGCTGCGCATACGTGAGTCCTAAGCTAAAATCACTCGCACGAAAAGTTTCGCCCGTGCCCTCAGGGAAGGCGACCGTTCGTACGATCATATCCCCATAGTTCACTGCAGCGACGCTAAGCCCCAGAACACGATCACCATATACAGGCACTACGACGGCTGCGGCGTTGTAGTCAATGTCTGCGAACCAGCGAGAATGTGATAGAAATACACTTCCGGCGGAGTGATTCCCGTAGGAGCGGGCAGCGCCGGCTGGATTCCAGAAAAGCGCATCTGCGCCGGTTGCAATGGCAGTGTAGGCATGCCCGAGCGCCTGTCCACGAGCACCTGTTCCAAGGGTCAGGAAGCTGGCGGCAGTGGTCCCCGTGCGGCTTTGCGCAAGCACGAGATCTGAGCTACAGAAGATCAAGAGCAACGGTAGCACAAATCGGTAGATCACGATGCGGATGATAGGGCTCATTTAATAAGGGCGAATTTGCCCACATGTTCTCCTATACCAGGAGCTTCCACATGGAATACATACACACCAAAGGCAATATCCTGCTGCTCTTCCGTGCGAAGATCCCACCACTCCGCTCCATCGCTCGTCACACCATCGTGATGAAGAGTACGGATCAGTTCCCCCCGGATATTAAAGATGCGAATGGTGCACTGCGGCGGAAGATTGATAAACTGGATCCGCCGCTCACCTCGGCCTTCAATTTGGCTTCTAGGTTCAAACGAAGAGGTGCCTACGTAGGGATTTGGAACCACAGCAATGCGATCAAGCTCGCTGCGTGCCAGATCCGTATCAATCAGCGATGAGCGTAGGGTAAACTGGAAGAAATCTCCCGTAGCAAACGGTTTTTTGCTACTCACATGAAAGGAGTTTCCAGCAGCAGGGGCAACAGAGCTTCCATCGGGAGAATTGAACTTGATCCGGTAACGAAAACGCCAAGGGCCACGACCGGTAGGACGCTCAGCGATAATAGCCTGATCTCCGGCATCAAACACACCGCTGTCATTGGTATCCTGCATAAAGAGTTCAGCAGGCATATTCTTGGTTTTGTTGATGGTGAAGATTGGAACTTCATCTCGCAAATATCCAAAGAATCGTGGTGGTCGATACAGGGAATCGTTCGGGGAAACCCAGATTAGCTGATAGTCGTCCGGCGATGCACGAAACGCTGATGTGGTATCCCGATCCACCGAGGCAATCCAGTTTGTGGAGTATCCATCCAAGGTACGCGGATCCAGATCATAGATTTCATTTTGCGTGCCCTCGTTTGCCAGAAATCCCGTCTGCATCGGGTCCAGTTGGCAACCCAAGGGAGGAGGACATTCGACGTTGTCTATTTCGATAATGAACCCGCCTGCGGGAGGGGTGGCATCAATCATTGGCGACGGGTCGATGAGGTTTTCACCGGAGACAATGTTTACCACCTCATAGGCTCTTGTCTGGTACAGGTCCGAAATATCAGACACGGGTTCGCTAAAGAAAGAAATACGATAGATCCCCTCAAAGTCGGCCTGCGCCTCCTGAATTACCCGTACATTGATGGATCCAGATCCGAGTCCTTCAGTTACGCGGCTTAGATCCTCATTTGCACCACCCTCGACATATCCAACAGGGACAGATCGCGGGACGACGACAGCGGCATTGCGTGAATATCCGGTTAGGCGTCCCGCCTGATTAACACTAACATTGAAGGAGTTTTCTTGGGGATCAATTGACTCTTTCGTCGGATCATTAGGATCCCGGAACCCACGATCATATGCGACCAGTGCATAATAGTAGGTGATTCCGTTGGTTACATTCTCATCGATGTAGTAAAACTGGAGGCCAGTATTGTCTCCCAAATTATAAACGGCTTCGCCTTCTAAGACGGTGACAGGTCCTTGGATATCGTTCTCTAAATCCCACTGAGCAATGGGCTTAAAGAAGGTAGCAGTGCCATCTATGTCCGTAATTGTGCGCGCATCAAAGAGTAGAGGATCCGTGCCTTTATAAAGTTTGAATCCTTCAAAGTCAAACTCTTGGGTAAAGCGGTCGAAGCTTCGGACCGCTATTGTATCCCAACTAAGCACGACGCGCCCATCACCAGGGACCGCGGTCAATGCCGGTAGGAAGGGGGGCTGAGCAAACGTGTAATCAGCATTGAAAATGCTTTGGGCCGTACGACGGTTTTTGAAGAAATCACGCTCATCTTCTCCAAAGATCCAGGCCGTAGAGAAGAAATCTGTCCCCCCCGATTCGAGCCCAATTTCTCCAGAGGAGAAAAGGATGAAGGGCTCAAGGTCCGCCTTAAAGGCTTCAGGTTTCGTTCCCAAGGGAAATTGGGCATAGTTGATGATACGATCCCACATCCACGAGTCGTCGCGTAGATTATCTCCGCTTTCATAAAAGGGGCGAGTCTGTAAATCAAAGCCAGTCAAGCCAACCTGATCAGACTCATCTACATCCAATTCGTCAAAATTAGGCTCCCCAAGAGTGGGGATCCCATCAGCCTCACCATCATCGGGGCCAGGGTAGCCCAGATCAAATGGTCCTTGACCATCTCGGCCTACATCATTGTTGAGTGCCTCGCCGGGATCTAGGATTCCGTTGCCATTTTCATCGGAAAAGCCAACCCAGTCCAAGTTCTCATCCCCAGTCCACCAGCGTCCAGCGATGTACGCCGGTCGCGACTCGATGGGGCCATAATAGGCTTCAAAATCCACCAGATTATACATTGAACTGGCAACCCCCAGGATCTGCTGCTGTCCTTCTACCAGTGTACCGGGACCGTTGAATCTGGACTCATCGGTCATCCCATCTTCGTCGTTGTCCAGTGCATCACTCGCTCGAGCCGGGCTCTCAAGGAATGCAAACCCGGTATACCCTAAGTCATAGTTCCCTCCAGTGGGGCGTGTACCAATCCCATCCTGATCCCAGCCGTATGCAACATCCTGCTGAGGGTCAAAGGCCGCATTTTCGTCACCCTCCTCATTCCCTAGGCCATAATCCATGATTTGTCCCAGATAAAGATCCGTATGGGTTTTATTCGAGACGTTTGTGATCCGGTAGAGGATGAACATGAGATCTTCCGCAAGTACATTGGCCCACTGGAAGAGGCGAACCTGTGTTTGCAGTCCCATTCCCCCGATCGTCGAATCTGCACTGCTTGCATAGAACACACCGTATTCACTGTTTGGTCGTTGCGTTTCGGGGTCAATGGCATACTCTAAATCTGTAAAGTCATCCATCACGTAGAAGCTTTCCAGGTCTGCATTAAAGACATTTCGACCAAAAAAGCCGTTCCAGTTCCCCGGCCAACCGGGGTCATCAGGGTTGTTTAGGCGATCGGGCCAGAACTGGGGCCAGGAAGTCGGGTCATCACTAAGGGCGGGGGTAGGGGTCCGCTGTCCAGTAATTGGGTCCAAGCGATTCTCATTCATGAACCCTGGCAGGGGAGTCCACCCCCAGAGAGAACCGTCCGGGCTTAACCGTTTTCCAAAATCCCGATACGTAAGGATGACTGGATTCAGGATCGTATCGTTTCTGGCTCCTGAGAAAAATTCCGGCCACTTAAGACGTTCCCCTGGAACCTGTCCGGCGACCATGATTCCCACGCCATCAATGTGGCGCCCTCCGATACCTCGCGGCCAAACCCCCCATGGGATGTCATTCCATCGGGCGAGCTCACCGTGATTACGGAAGTTCGTCTCTATCAGATTACCATCCAAGATTCCACGTGCAATCAGAGTCTCATCTCCCCTGAGATCGGGAGGTATATTCTGCCCTTCTGCGATTGGAGGCAGTATACAGAGCAAGCCCAGGCCAAGAAGGATACATTGGATTTTTGAGCACTGCATTAGAAACGGTAGTTGAGTCCAATACTGACTTTACGTGGTGCCCCAAAGTTTCCCTGACGATAAAAGAACTCATCTAGGCTGTTGAGTCCACCTACCTGCGCACCTGTCCGCCGAAAGAGCTCCAGTGTGACCGATTCATCTGCGCGTCCGGTATCTTCGTACACGCCAACCTCCTGGACGGTATCAAAGACATTCTGGGCTTGCAGGAATAATTGCACGTTCGGTCGGATTCCAGGAATGCGGTAGTACATCCGGATATCCGTTCCAAATATGAGTGGTTTGGTTGCGTTATTCTTTTTTGCCGAGCGGATAAACTCTCGCACTGTTGTGTAAGGCGTACCGCTTTGCAAACGATTGATCAGCGTGATTGATAGTCCCGAGATTGGTTCCAAGGTAATCGTATTATTGAGCACATGTCTACGGTCCCAATCCAGTCGGACGAGAGAAAGTATTTCATCCAGGCCGGCCTGTTGGCGACCAAATGCTTCTCCAGGGCTAGAGGACGTGCCTTCCGCGAATTGAAGTGTGTAATCAATGGTCCAGCTCAAGGAGCCTCCGGGGCGCTGGAACAGGGAAAACGTGAGTCCCCGGATTGTGCCGTAATCCCGGTTAATCCACCGGATTACAAAGTCGCCTTGCGGGGTTCGTGAAATTTCCTGTCCTGTCAAGTTCCGCACGTCCTTTGAAAAGACCGTGATCTCCATCCCGATACGACTGGTGAACCCCTGTTGCAGCCCGATCTCAAACGAGAGGGTACGTTCAGGATTGATCCCGGGATTACCAAATGAATTGGACAAGGAAGCGGGGTTGACCTCGTATTCAGGATTTGTGTACAGTAGCCCGAACGAAGGAATCTGGAAGAAGAGCCCTGCCGAAAAACGCATCACACCGGTTTCCGAGATTGGGAATGCCACCCCAAGTCGAGGGCTAAGTTGCATGTCTACTTTTGCAGGCTCCCGGTTGGAGCGTGTGCTCCCTGGACTATCTGGATCGGGGATTTCTTCAAGCTCCCCCTGCCCCCAGTCAATTGGAGACAAATAATCCGGGTCAAAGTAATCAAACCGCAGGCCTGCATTTACAATCAATCCCGTGAATTCCATTTTGTCCTGGATGTACGCGGAGAACTCAACAGGTTTTGCCTGAAGGAGATTATCGGCGAACTGATCAGGGGACGGTTGGGGCAGGTTCCCTGTTCGGAAGGAACGTTCAATGCCAAAGTCACGGTTATCCAAGGTATGAAGACGGGCTTGGACTCCTACCTTGACAAGGTGAACCCGGTTGAGTTGATGGGAGTAATCGGCTACAACCGTATGTGTTGCCGTGAGTTGGTCACTGGTGCCCAGGTCATTGCCGGAGACAGCAAATGCATTGGCCCCCTGTAGAAATCCAAAATCGCTACTCACATAGCGTTCATCGAATGGAGACTCGTACAGATACACATCCGTCTTATCATGCAGATAGCTGTACGATAGATTGGCAAATGCACTGTTGCCGATCGTATAACGTACTCCCAAGATGTGTGTCTGGTTAAAAAAGTGAACGGTGTTTATCCCGTCAGGAGTGTACTTGCGAAAGTGACTGTATGGTTTGAAAGTGCCTGACTGGATAAAAATATTGTAGTCAAACTTCAGCCGGGAGGTCAATGAGTAACCGAGGGTGGCGTTTACAGACACGCGATCCGTGCGGTTACGGGGGACGAAATCGCCATTTCCTGAAGAGGCAATGATCCACGCCTCCGGGGGTAGTCCGGTATTTAGATTTTGGGATGAATCTGATGGCGCAAATAAATTTCGTCCAATAAAGTGCGAGTTGTCCTGCAGATAACGGACAGTGGCTTGGATTCCTAGACGATCACGAAGGATTGGGCCTCCCAGAGACGCCTGGACATCAACCAGGTTCGGTAAGCTGGCTGCTTCGGCATACGAGACCGTGTCTGGAGCAAAGTCGGAGAAGGAGAGTGCCTGTCCAGGGCCCGCGGTTCGTCCGACAAACTCCAAATCGCGATTACTGGCAATCGCGCCAGCATAGGCGAGGAGGGATCCACTCCATTTGTCAGGTACATCTTTCGTGACAATATTCACGACACCGCTGGTCGCCTGGCCATATTCAGCATTAAAGACCCCACTGATGACCTCCAGGCTTTCGACCATGTTCTGTTCAATATCGAACGCGGCATCTTTGCTGAAGGCATTGGTA is part of the Rhodothermaceae bacterium genome and harbors:
- a CDS encoding PorV/PorQ family protein — encoded protein: MSPIIRIVIYRFVLPLLLIFCSSDLVLAQSRTGTTAASFLTLGTGARGQALGHAYTAIATGADALFWNPAGAARSYGNHSAGSVFLSHSRWFADIDYNAAAVVVPVYGDRVLGLSVAAVNYGDMIVRTVAFPEGTGETFRASDFSLGLTYAQPLTESFYFGGTAKYVRQQIRDMTASTIGFDFGFVLQSDYLRGLIIAASIQNFGGKMQMTGVNSVVFVDIDETISGNNPDIPAHIEMDSWDLPLSFKFGIAMPIVKAGMIELSALADIQQSNDNSLNGDAGAQLRVHNRTFNFDLRGGYKDLFLDNVDSHLTFGAGIDVRTFGVRLGFDYAYTPFDLLGQTQVVDFRVYF
- a CDS encoding family 16 glycosylhydrolase, with protein sequence MIRAIFLAIFCFFGFVTASNLYAQSSWELIWSDEFEYTGLPDPTLWSYDTCPNLPGCGNAEQQSYTVNREENVRVEDGHLIIEAKKESLNGRDYTSAKLVSKTKGDWTYGRVEVRAQLPSGVGTWPAIWMLPTNSSYGNGGWPDTGEIDIMEHVGHNHGSIHATIHTDAYNWNGGAQPPGGSTQVSDASEALHVYAVEWTPIQMVFSVDGNPYWTYSKGLSNWQKWPFDKDFYLILNIAIGGTWGGQQGIDDSIFPQKMLIDYVRVYRYVDVPQVTIEAPASLEAGNTATLTGTAKDPDGRILRVELYQDDGLIETISGGAAEWSTSVENVSQGCYAVRARAIDVGGWSSSSETETITVGDSCTQNAPYLMRPHPIQERIQAEYFDLGGPGVAYRDRSSSNDGNGIRLDEGVDVYPTTDGIGYHIGNTARGEWVAYTVHVEQAGMYNLQIRMARTSQAARISFSLEFDGIDKTGVIDHAARSGFQTVRVAGIELDEGTQVMKLHFHAGTPAVNWMQFQLRSPTSNEDLPEHDETSLLGNYPNPFTNSTTITYRVGSPSRVVLELFNILGQRVRTLTDHYHQVGEYSTVLHADGLGTGTYFYTLTGDITAQRTLHYLGR
- a CDS encoding TonB-dependent receptor encodes the protein MQTLSGRKHAGFCVILFLLSIGGVGSLSAHPTDGPTGKIAGRVLEAGTDLALPGVNVVIVGTSIGGVTDADGYYHILNVPPGTYSVRASFVGFATVITQNVRVVQDQTTTVNFELREETIEGEEVIVVAERPIVEMDRTTTTSVIDAEQLEVLPVTNVRDAINLQAGVVDGHFRGGRTGEVTYLVNGVPITNAFSKDAAFDIEQNMVESLEVISGVFNAEYGQATSGVVNIVTKDVPDKWSGSLLAYAGAIASNRDLEFVGRTAGPGQALSFSDFAPDTVSYAEAASLPNLVDVQASLGGPILRDRLGIQATVRYLQDNSHFIGRNLFAPSDSSQNLNTGLPPEAWIIASSGNGDFVPRNRTDRVSVNATLGYSLTSRLKFDYNIFIQSGTFKPYSHFRKYTPDGINTVHFFNQTHILGVRYTIGNSAFANLSYSYLHDKTDVYLYESPFDERYVSSDFGFLQGANAFAVSGNDLGTSDQLTATHTVVADYSHQLNRVHLVKVGVQARLHTLDNRDFGIERSFRTGNLPQPSPDQFADNLLQAKPVEFSAYIQDKMEFTGLIVNAGLRFDYFDPDYLSPIDWGQGELEEIPDPDSPGSTRSNREPAKVDMQLSPRLGVAFPISETGVMRFSAGLFFQIPSFGLLYTNPEYEVNPASLSNSFGNPGINPERTLSFEIGLQQGFTSRIGMEITVFSKDVRNLTGQEISRTPQGDFVIRWINRDYGTIRGLTFSLFQRPGGSLSWTIDYTLQFAEGTSSSPGEAFGRQQAGLDEILSLVRLDWDRRHVLNNTITLEPISGLSITLINRLQSGTPYTTVREFIRSAKKNNATKPLIFGTDIRMYYRIPGIRPNVQLFLQAQNVFDTVQEVGVYEDTGRADESVTLELFRRTGAQVGGLNSLDEFFYRQGNFGAPRKVSIGLNYRF
- a CDS encoding peptidylprolyl isomerase, translating into MYELSAFGLDLIMHTRHLTFSDRRRWWIFGYISEYWGILPILLLLVRCSSPLSERDQALAHIDGHAITVGDFERSYVQALIQSGQNDTPEARYEHLDVLIEEHLWYEEALRRNLNSDSLLSEFTELSLKRAVGGRYYEIEFLERLPQLTETEIRQAFARYKQPMIVRHLFYRNEADARTAHARLEAGNPFLDEAQVAFRTEYFDSTAGWLGEIRYFQVDDAFAEAAFALSVGQYSDPVRSRQGWHIIKVEDRIRTPVIAESEFQNRKGGIAGLLRIRKRRLEGDRFVRTFMENRNVQINAEGVRSLRAALGRITNNSVSLDDTYDTAALPLKPETPLATFTMNGSTHTFTGDDYFFWLPELPPSEVTSNPAASLGRALRNEALALAGLQLGLTKDQIVHEDIANSTRTYLANSMRRLQPDSTLLIALRSTSSIHVDTMLFRQIMVN
- a CDS encoding glutamine synthetase type III; translation: MSTRLHNLTAATKHRANHIEKITPPDLEENFAENTFSIDEMRKRLPKQVFQGMVNCITKGSPIATNHAEIVALTMKEWALERGATHFVHWFQPLTGGTAGKHDSFINPTIVGSAITSLSGKDLIQGEPDASSFPNGGLRGTHEARGYTVWDPSSPAFLVENENGSYLAIPTCFVSWTGESLDHKTPLLRSIDALDRQARRVLRMLGKDTERVQTTVGAEQEYFLIDEEYFYRRPDLVNTGRTLLGANPPKGQQLDDHYFGEIPGRQLSCMLDAEKELYRLGIPVKTRHNEVAPSQYELAPVFETSGIASDHQHLIMITLKRIARKHGLVALLHEKPFADLNGSGKHINWSISTDEGENLLDPGHAPHENLTFLIFCTAVIRAVYRHQDLLRLSVTSAGNDHRLGANEAPPAILSVFLGSQLYDLYQKLINGDELTSAKDTDLFLGVSMLPLVPKHAGDRNRTSPFAFTGNKFEFRAVGSSQGLAFPNVVLNATVAESLRDFANSLRDALRGKDKNDPEVFKKTVLDLLSKIAMESQSILFEGDNYAEAWHEEAEERGLLNLRTSVDALQHFDSEKNVALFSSFGILSAAELEARKEVAFEQYEMAIDIEGRTLENLVRTQIIPAGFEYLNELLQISLHSSKAGLKSKAVSPAAHTAESVNRRLSELVSAVDELTEQLDVHVDDLHENAQHKKDNVIPAMLKVRQAADALEGLTPHDKWPLPNYSEILFVH